From the bacterium genome, the window TTTATCGCAATAGAGGAAATAAAACTTGCAAGTTCTTCATCGTTACATTCACCCATTAAAAGAGAAGGATTTATTTCAAGTTTTTTATTAATTAATTTTTCACCCGCTGTAATTATTTTCTCTATTTTTTCTGTAAGTTGTCCTTTAAATTCAAAAAGTTTTTCAAAATATTTTTTATCATTTATAACTATTTCTATTAAAAATTTTTCAGCAGAATTTTGATTTTCCTGATTTATTTTTGAGAGAGTTATATATTCCGTTTCAATATCTTTTTCTATCATCGCATCAAGATAACCTTCAAGTATCTCAATCTTTATTTCCATCTTTTCAGAAAGTTTTTTTAAAAATTCATATCTTTCAATTTCATCCGGGACTTTTGAGATAAATTTCAAGGTTTCTTTTATAATTGCAGATTTTTCCTTGGGATTTTTAATGTCATAAATCTGTGAATTTATAGATACTGAGAAATCAACAAAATCCTGTGAATTTTCAATAAAATTTTTGAGTGATTTTATTCCATATTCATCAATAAATTTATCAGGGTCAAAACCTGAAGGAAGCATACAGATTTTAATTTCAAATCCCTTTTTTATTATTGTTTCAAGGTTTCTCAATACCGCTCTTATTCCAGGGTCATCACCATCAAAAAGCAATAAAATTTTATCAGTGAGTTTTTTCATCAAATTTAAATGAAGTTCTGTTATGGTAGTTCCCATAGGAGCAACTGTATTTTGCATTCCTTTTATATGCATTTTCAAAACATCAAAATATCCCTCAACAAAAATAACAAATCCTTTTGATTTTATATTTTCCTTACCCCAGTTTATTCCATACAGACAATTACTTTTATTAAAAACAATATTTTCTCTTATATTTAAATATTTCGGCATAATTTCATCATCTATGGTTCTTCCTCCAAATCCAATAATTTCGTTTTTAATATTATAAATTGGGAAAATTATTCTATTTTTGAATGTGTCTTCTTTTCCTTCTTCATCAAGTAAAGCAGCAAGTAAAAAGTCCTTTTTATTCAATTTTTCTTCTTCCAATTTTTTTATGAGATAATTATTTGAAGGAGCAAAACCAATTGAAAATTTATTAATCTGTTCATCTGTTAAACCTCTCTGATATAAATATTCAAGAGCAATTTTTCCATAAGTAGAAAAAAGAGTTTTATTATATAAATTGGCTGCATATTCATTTGCTTTTAAAATTTTCTTTTTTTCAATACTTTCTTCAATATTTTCTTTTTTTGAAATTTCTATTCCTGCCTTTTTTGCAAGAATATTTAAGGCATCATAAAAAGATATTTTTTCTATATTCATTAAGAATTTCAAGGCATTTCCACCAATCCCGCATCCAAAACAATGAAAAACCTGTTTTTCAGGACTCACAAAAAAAGAAGGTGTTTTTTCGGGATGAAAAGGACACAATGCTTTAAAATTTTTACCCGCTTTCTTCAAATTTATGTATTCAGAAACAATTTCAACTATATCTATTTTTTCAAGTATTTCTTCAACTTCAGAACCTAAAGTTCCACCTTCCATTTTATATGTAGCCCTCCAGAAAAAAAATATTTAAATAGTTATACCCATTAGACAATTAAATTGTCAAGGTTTATAATATAAACTATGTTTAAACTCATCAGATATTTTATACTTATCGGGATAGTTTTTTTTACTGGTTATATTTTTGGGATTAAAGATGTTAAATTTTTAAAAATAATATCCTCTTCAATGGAACCTACCTTAAGTATTGGGGATAAAATAATTTCTGTAAAATCAAATGATATAAAAAGAAAAGATATAGTTGTTTTACTTTCTCCGGAAGGAGAAAAAGAGTTTTTAATTAAAAGAGTTATAGGGCTTCCGGGAGAAAAAATAAAAATTGAAAAGGGTTATGTTTATATAAATGGAGAAAAACTTCAAGAACCTTATATTAAAGAAAGACCTGAATATTTATTTAAAGAAATAGAAATCCCTCCAGGAACTTATTTTTTACTTGGAGACAACAGAAATGAAAGTGAAGACAGTACTACATGGGGACCCGTTGAAAAAAACTTTATTGTTGGAAAAGTTCTTTGTAGATATCATCCTTTCAGAAAATTTAAAATCTTTTAAAATAAAAAAGGCGGACCGGATTTTCTAAGGTCCGCCTTTAAGAATTAAAAATTACTTGACTGCCTTTTTCAATTCGCTTCCTGCTCTGAATACTGGAACCTTCTTCTTTGGAATCTTTATCTCTTCTCCTGTTCTTGGATTTCTTCCTTTTCTTGCTTTTCTTTCCACAACTTTGAATGTTCCGAAGCCAACAAGAGTAACTACATCCCCTTTCTTAAGAGCACCTTTAATTGCATCTAAAACTGCATCAACTGCTGCTGCCGCTTCTTTTTTTGTACAAACAACCTTTGCTACTGCTTCAATCAAATCTCCTTTATTCATACTTTCTCACCTCCTTTCTTTCTTTTTTATTGAATTTACAACACTTTTTAAATTTTGTCAAGAGGAATTTTTTATTTGTCAACAATTTCAAAATTTTCAAATTTCAAAATCCTTGTTATTCATCATTCTTCTTCACTTTTTAATAAGAAAATCAGGTCTATCAATCTTGTTGCACTTTTTTCCATTTCAAGTATTAGATTGTTTACACGGGATACAAAATAATTGTAAGAAAGATAAGCAGGAATTGCTACAACAAGTCCACCTACAGTTGTTACAAGCGCCTCCCAGATTCCTCTTGCAAGTTCTCCAGGATTTACAAGTCCTTCTTTCATTTCAATTACCATAAATGCTTTAATCATTCCTGTTACAGTTCCAAGAAGTCCTAAAAGAGGAGATATTACTGCAATGGTCGCAAGAATTACAAGATATTTTTCAAGTTCTGGAATTTGGTGGTTTGCTGTGTCATCAATCGCTTCTTTTATTTCATCCCTTGTTCTATCAAGTTTTAAAAGACCTGCTTTTATAATATTTGGAACTGGTTTATTTTGATTTTCACATTTTTCAATTGCTTCTCTTATTTTTCTTCTTTTTAAAAGGTCTTCTATATCTTTTATAAATTTCTCACTGTCAATTTGAGAATTTTTTAAGTAAATAAATCTTTCTATTATTATTGCAAGAGTTAAAACACCACATATAAAGATGGGTATCATTATATACCCACCTTTAACAGCAAGTAACCACAGATTCATTTTTTTCCCTTTTTGTCAGAGATATAATACCATCTGAAAAAAAACTTATCAAATTTTAAAAAAAGTGGTAAGATTAAAAAAAAGAAGGAAAATTTATAGAAACTTAAAAAAATATAAGGGGGGTGGAAAATGAAAAAAAATGTTTTAATTTCTGCAATTTCTGTAATAATAGTTTTGGTTTTTATTTCAGGTTGTGGTAAGAAAAAAGAGGAAGAACTTACTCCTTTAAATGCTCCTTTAAAGTATGGAGAAGTAATGAGTAAGACCATGAAAAAGGCAAAGGCAATGGATGGTGTTATTTATTTGAAAAATAAAATTAATACTTTTCAGATTCAGGAAGGAAGATATCCTTATTCTCTTGATGAACTTGTTGAAAAAGGATATATTAAAAAAGAGGAAATGCCAAAACCACCTGAAGGAATGAAGTTTGTTTACAATCCTAAAACAGGAGAAATAACGGTTAAATAAAAGGAGGAAGGTATGGAATTTTATGAAGTTATTAAAACAAGAAGGAGTGTGAGAAACTATAAAAAAGATTCCATTCCCGATGATGTCTTAAAAAGAGTTTTAAATGCAGCAAGAATAGCGCCCAGTGGGAATAATAGACAGCCATGGAAATTTATTATTATAAAGGACCGTAAGATAAAAGAAAAAATGATTGCCCTTTGCGATGGACAGGAATTTGTTGCTGAATCTCCTGTTTTAATAGTTGCCTGTGGTAAAAATATTCATTATAATAGAGGTAGATGGATGGGTGATTACAGTGTTATCGTTGATGTGGCAATTGCTGTTGACCATCTTACACTTGCAGCAAGAGCAGAAGGACTTGGTACATGCTGGATTGGTTCTTTTGACAATGAAGGGATAAAAAAATTTCTTGGAATTCCGGAGGATGTAAATGTTGTCGCTCTGACACCTTTAGGATATCCGGAAAATCCAAATGTTTTTAAAGAAACAAAAAACAGAAAAAGTTTAGAAGAAATAATATGTTATGATAAATGGGAGGAAAAATAGAAAGGAAAAAATTTAAGAAGATAAAATACTTTATTATTCCATTTTTAATAATATTGTTTTTCATTTTCTCTTTCATAGTTTTTAAAATTAATCTGATAAAAAATATAAATCTCACTGAAAAATGGAAGATAAAAGATATAAATTTTTCATCAGGAGAAATAAATTTAAAAGACCTTACCTATAAAGAAACATGGATTTCTGTCAGGATGGACGAAGTGAAATTAAAACCATCCTTTATAAAAAATGCTTTTGCTTTTGAAGGTCCTGGAGAAATCCTGTCTGATTTTGAAAAGAAAAAAGTAAATGTTGAAGGAAAGATAAAAGGAAATGTCGTTAATGGGAATGTAAATATTACAACATCAAGAATTGAAATAGAAGGTATTGGTAATTTAAAATTTTCTGGATTTCTTTCAAACTGGGGAAAGGAAAAATTTGAAGGAGTTATTGAACTCAACGGAGTGAGGGTTAAAGAAATTCTGGAAATGACAAAATACAAAATACCTTTTGACGGTAAAATATATGGAAAGGTTTTTATTGAAAAGGAAAAAGAAAAAATAAAAGAAATCAAATTTAATCTTGATATAAAAGAAATTTCTCAGGCAAACTATCAGAGCCAATTTAATTTATATGTCAAGGGGAAATATTTACCTTTAGAAAAAAAAGGACTGTTAGAAGAGGGTGTTCTTAAAAATGAAAAAGGAGAACAACTTGTATTCAGTGGTTTTATTTCTGAAAATGAGTTTGAATTTATTTTTGATACAAAAGAATTTTCGCTTGATGAATTTTTGAAACTACTTCCTGAAGAAATAATAAAAAAATATAATCTTAAAATGGAGGGTTCTAAATTCTCTTCAAATAAATTTGTGTTAAACTTTTTAAAAAAAAATTTATTTTGACGGAGAATCTCTGTTCATTTCAAAAATTTTTTCTTTCAAAGATATAAAATTTACAAATCTTAAATTTAAAACACCTGAGAATTTTTTTTCCTGTGAAAATATGAATTATGGAAAACTTATAATTGAAAACATTAATGGTAAATTTAATAAAGATTTAGAGGGAGATATAAAATTTTCTTTTTATAAAGGGAAAGGGAACATTGATATTAAAAATAAAGATTTTTCTTATATAAATGGTAAACTTTTTATTGAAAATTTAAACTTAAAAAAACTTGCTTATTCTTTTAATGAAAAAATTGTATTTGAAGGGTTAATGAATATCAATGGAGAATTTAATATAGGCAAAGGAAAATTTGAAATTGATGTAACTTTTAATTCAGTGAAAAAAAGAGGTATTAAACAATTTATGAATTTTGGAGCAATTGAACTCATTGCCTCTTTAAGTGGAGGTAATCCAATCAGAATGGCTGGAAGTTCAAACTTTTATTATAAAGATATAAAGGGAAGGATTTCAATAAAGGATAATCGTTTTACAATTGAAGGACTTCTTGGAGAAAAAAACGGGAATCAGTATTTAATTACAAAACCTTTTTTACTTCCAGGAATTAATATCCTTATAAATAAAAAAAGCAATACAATAGAAATTCATGAACTTATAAACAGAGTCAACCTTGCAATAGAAAGAATAAGAGAAAAAGATTGATTTATGAGTATTTAATTTCGTCTGGTATCTTTGCAATTTTTGGTGCTTTTCTTTTAAATTCAGTTTTTTTGACCTTTTCAATAACTTTATTTATAATTTCAGGACTTAAATTTTTAATCTGACCTGTAATTTCCTCAACCTTCATATTTTTTTCAACATAATAGTAAAGAATTATATCTGCATCCTGATAAGTAAAACCGAGTTCTTCTTCATCTGTCTGTCCTTCCCACAATTCAGCACTTGGCTTTTTTTTCAATATTTCTTCTGGAATTCCGAGAAATTGAGCGAGTTGATAAATTTCTGTTTTAAAAAGGTCTCCGAGTGGATTTATAAGCCATGCAAGGTCTCCAAAAAGAGTTCCATAACCAAGATATATTTCACTTTTATTACTTGACCCGACAACGATACCATCAAAATGGGAAGATAAATCGTAAAGTATGCTCATTCTTTCTCTTGAAATTTTGTTTCCTATTCTTATTCTGTCTGCCTGAGGGAAATTTTTGAAATAATAGTCAATCTGAGGTGTTACATTAAATCGTAAATATCTTATTCCAAGAGTTCTTCCCACCATATAGGCATGGTCAACAGAAATTTTTGGTGTATTTTTGTAGGGTAAAATTATTCCATAGGTATTATTTCTTCCAAAAGCCATTTTACACAAATATCCCACAACAGTAGAATCAACTCCACCAGACATGCCAAAAACTGCTACTCCCTTATTTGCTTTTTTAAATTCATCTCTTAAAAATTCAACAAGAAAATCCCTCACTCTTTCAGGATTAATTTTAAGTATTTCTTTCATAATTCGCCTCCTTTTTCTGAATAATTTCCGGTTATCCAGAAGTTGTTTTTTTAGCCCCAACGGGATTCGAACCCGTACCTGATGGCTGAGAACCACCTGTCCTTACCATTAGACGATGGGGCCATATAATCTAATTCCATATAATCTAATTATGGTATAATACAATTAAATGAGCCAAAAGTCAATATATAATGAGGTTGTTGGAGTTATTCATGTGCATTTTCCTAAAAGAAGAGTAAAAGAATATATTAAAATAATTTCAGAAGATGGGAAAAAAGCAAAACTTGATTTTATTATTCTTACCTCTCACACTCCTTTAAAGGGAAAAGAAAAATATAAGGAATTATTTGAAATTGATGGATACTATAATGATATTCTAATTATTCATGCTGAAGAGGTGGATGAAAAGAAAAAAAACCATTTTATACTTATTGGGAATAAAAAATGGACAAAAGAAGAAGAAATTGAAAATGTCCTTAAAGAAAATGAAAAATTCATAAAACTAATTGTTCATCCTTATGGAAAACATCGTCTTTTTTTTGTTAAAAAGGATTATAAATGGGAAAAATGGGACTCTGTTTTTCATGGAATTGAAATATGGTCATCTCTTTTTGATTGGGCAGATAAAACAAGAATTTACAATATTCCTTTAAGATACTTAAATTTCCCTTTTAATATTGATGTTCCTGCTGAAAAAATTTTAAAAAAATGGGATGAATTAAATATGAAAAAGAAAACTTCTGGTTTTGCAGGTCTTGATATTCATTCTTTACCTTTTTATTTTAAAATTCTTGATTTCAAAAAAAATTTTTCATATAAAAATGTTTTCAGAACACTGAGAAACCACATATATTTAAGAGAAAAACTTTCTGGAAATTTAGAGGAAGATAAGGTAAAAATATTAACTTCAATAAAGAATGGTAATTTATTTTTTGCTAATGATTACATACAGAATAGTTCCAACTTTTATTTTGGTGAAAAAGATGGAAAGTATATATGCGGAGAAGAAGGAAAAGTCAATGATATAATATTGATAAAAAATCCTGTTAAAGCAAAGACAAAATTGATAAGAAATGGTAAAGTAATTATGGAAGGGATAATTGAAAGAGAAGAGATTAAGATTGAAAAAGAAGGAAATTATAGAGTTGAAGTTTTTCTTGATAACAGAAACTGGATTTTTTCAAACAACATATATATAACACCGGCCTCATCCCACCTTTAAGGTGGGAAGGTGGAATTGTTGATAATCAAGGGTTTTGAATGCCGTTTTTTAAAAATTAAGAAAAGATGATATAATATATAAAATTTATGGTCTAATAGGAGTGAAAAATGGGAAAGAAAAAATATAAAGATACTGTTTGCAGGAAATGGCTTACAAAAGAAACAAAAAATGTAGTGGAAAAAGATGGAAAGATATATTATTTCTGCAGTCCTTCCTGTAAAGAAAAATTTGAAAAAGACCCTGAAAAATATTTAAAACTTGTTGGATAATGAAGATTAAAATAAATGATTTGATTGTACTTGACATTGAAACAACAGGACTTAATCCTGATAAAGATAGAATTTGTGAAGTTTCTTTTTTAAAAATAAAAAAAGATAATCTAATTGAAAATTTTACCACTTTGATAAATCCAGAAATAAAAATACCTGAAAGTGTTTCCTTAATAAGTGGAATAAAGGATGTAGATGTTGAAAATGCTCCTAAATTTAAAGAAATTGTTGAAAAAATTAGAAATTTTATAAATGGAGAAATTTTATTATGTCATAATGCAAGTTTTGATATATCATTTTTAAAAAAGGAATTTGAAAGAGTAGGATATCAATTTCCAGAAGTAAAGATTATTGATACATATTTAATCGCAAAGAATTTTTTTTCCTTCAGAAAAAATTCCCTTCATTATCTTTCACAATTTTATAAGTTAAAAAGAATATCAGAGCATAGAGCAGAAGATGATGCAAAAGCAACATTTGAAATTTTTAAAATTTTTTGTAGAGAAATTGAGAAAAGATACAGGCCCAATTCATTAAATTTACTTTTTCTGTTCAGATATCAGAAAAAATTTTTTTACAGAAGAATAATATTTGACATAAATCAGATTGAGAATAAAATATATCCTGATAGAATTATTTTAGAAGATATTTTAAAAGCGTTGAGTGAAAAAAAAGAGATTTTAATAAGGTATATGAATTTTAAAAAAGAAATTACAGAAAGGAAAATTTTACCTCTTGAAATTATAGATGAAAATGGAGTAAAATATTTGAAAGCATTCTGTCAGTTGAAAAAAGAAGAAAGAAAATTTAGAATTGACAGAATAAAAAAAATTATGTAAAATAATAAAAGTTAAAGGAGGATTTTAGGGAAGGAGTTTTTAAATTCCAATCCGTAAAATCTAAAAAAAATTACCCCGGAGATTTAAAATTATTTTAAATTTTCTGGGATGAGAAAGGAGGGAAGAAAGAGTGGCAAAAGAAAAAGGAAAAGTAAAATGGTTTAATAACAAGAAGGGGTTCGGCTTCATTGAGAGAGAGAATGGAGAAGATGTATTTGTCCATTACAGTTCAATTGTAGGTCAGGGTTATAAAACCCTTAATGAAGGTGATGCAGTTGAATTTGAAGTTGTAAAAAGAGATAAAGGTCTTCAGGCAGTTAATGTTGTGAAAATATAATATAAAAAGAGTCCTGAATGTTGAAGAAACATATCTTTTTATATCTTCTCCTGACATTGATTGGGATAGGGGAAACCGGTAAAGATTATCTAAAACTTGCAATTACATCTTCACAGAATGGCTTTTATGAGTTGTCAAATAAGTATATAGAAGATTATATTGCAGGTGGAAATCAAGATTATGTTGATTATGTCTATCTCCTTTATGGCTATAATCTCCTTAAACTTGAAAAATATCATCAGGCAATAGAAAAACTTGAGACAGTAATAAAAAGGTTTCCCCTATCTCAATATCTTAAAAATGCATATGAGTTTTTAATTCCCGCCTATTTAAAGACAGAAGATGTTGATTCAAGCATAAATTCATACATAGAGTATAAAAATAAATTTGGACCTGATGAGAAAATTGAAAAACAGATATCTGAAAAAATAATTGAAAAGGGAATAAACCTCTTTAAAAACAAAAATATTCAAGAAGCAAGAACCTATTTTTCTTTAATCTTAAATGAATTTAAAGATGTAGATTTAACTTTATGGGCAAATTACTATCTTGGACTCTGTGAATTTGAATCAGGCAATTTTATAAAAGCAAAAGATTATTTTGAAAAAGTGATTATTTCAGGGAAGGGAGATATTGTTTCTGATAGTAAACTTAAAACAGGTGATTGTTATTTTAATCTTGAGAAATATGAAGAAGCGGAAAATTATTATAAAAAACTATTGGAAGAAAATTCAATTTTTTCGCAATGGGCAAAATTTCAGATTGCAATGATAGAGAAAAAAAGGGGAAATCTTTCAAAATCAATTGAGATTTTAAATAATATTGAACTTAAAGATGATTCAAATTTAATATTTAATGTTTTAAATGAAAAGGCAAATATCTATATTTTACTTGAAAAATGGGAAAAAGCAGAAGAAACCTTAAATTTACTCATTAATAAATTTCCAGAAAGAAAAGAAATTCCTGAAATATATTTTAAAATAGGTATTATAAACTTCAATAAAAAGGATTTTGATAAGAGTATTTTTTATTTTAAAAAAGCAATAGAACTTGCAAATAAGAATTCAGTTAAAGAAAAAGGACTTTTTTTTGCAGGTTATGTGAATTATCTTAAAGGTAATTTCAATGATTGTCTTAATTTCTGGGAAAATTTGATAAAAGAATATCC encodes:
- the dnaG gene encoding DNA primase, which translates into the protein MEGGTLGSEVEEILEKIDIVEIVSEYINLKKAGKNFKALCPFHPEKTPSFFVSPEKQVFHCFGCGIGGNALKFLMNIEKISFYDALNILAKKAGIEISKKENIEESIEKKKILKANEYAANLYNKTLFSTYGKIALEYLYQRGLTDEQINKFSIGFAPSNNYLIKKLEEEKLNKKDFLLAALLDEEGKEDTFKNRIIFPIYNIKNEIIGFGGRTIDDEIMPKYLNIRENIVFNKSNCLYGINWGKENIKSKGFVIFVEGYFDVLKMHIKGMQNTVAPMGTTITELHLNLMKKLTDKILLLFDGDDPGIRAVLRNLETIIKKGFEIKICMLPSGFDPDKFIDEYGIKSLKNFIENSQDFVDFSVSINSQIYDIKNPKEKSAIIKETLKFISKVPDEIERYEFLKKLSEKMEIKIEILEGYLDAMIEKDIETEYITLSKINQENQNSAEKFLIEIVINDKKYFEKLFEFKGQLTEKIEKIITAGEKLINKKLEINPSLLMGECNDEELASFISSIAIKDNNKISEELKEKIFNDCLKKIKKKKLLIEIESYKKKMNEKLEKGIDYKDDLKEMQKLLYKLKKE
- the lepB gene encoding signal peptidase I — translated: MFKLIRYFILIGIVFFTGYIFGIKDVKFLKIISSSMEPTLSIGDKIISVKSNDIKRKDIVVLLSPEGEKEFLIKRVIGLPGEKIKIEKGYVYINGEKLQEPYIKERPEYLFKEIEIPPGTYFLLGDNRNESEDSTTWGPVEKNFIVGKVLCRYHPFRKFKIF
- a CDS encoding HU family DNA-binding protein translates to MNKGDLIEAVAKVVCTKKEAAAAVDAVLDAIKGALKKGDVVTLVGFGTFKVVERKARKGRNPRTGEEIKIPKKKVPVFRAGSELKKAVK
- a CDS encoding MotA/TolQ/ExbB proton channel family protein, whose amino-acid sequence is MNLWLLAVKGGYIMIPIFICGVLTLAIIIERFIYLKNSQIDSEKFIKDIEDLLKRRKIREAIEKCENQNKPVPNIIKAGLLKLDRTRDEIKEAIDDTANHQIPELEKYLVILATIAVISPLLGLLGTVTGMIKAFMVIEMKEGLVNPGELARGIWEALVTTVGGLVVAIPAYLSYNYFVSRVNNLILEMEKSATRLIDLIFLLKSEEE
- a CDS encoding nitroreductase family protein is translated as MEFYEVIKTRRSVRNYKKDSIPDDVLKRVLNAARIAPSGNNRQPWKFIIIKDRKIKEKMIALCDGQEFVAESPVLIVACGKNIHYNRGRWMGDYSVIVDVAIAVDHLTLAARAEGLGTCWIGSFDNEGIKKFLGIPEDVNVVALTPLGYPENPNVFKETKNRKSLEEIICYDKWEEK
- a CDS encoding NAD+ synthase; translation: MKEILKINPERVRDFLVEFLRDEFKKANKGVAVFGMSGGVDSTVVGYLCKMAFGRNNTYGIILPYKNTPKISVDHAYMVGRTLGIRYLRFNVTPQIDYYFKNFPQADRIRIGNKISRERMSILYDLSSHFDGIVVGSSNKSEIYLGYGTLFGDLAWLINPLGDLFKTEIYQLAQFLGIPEEILKKKPSAELWEGQTDEEELGFTYQDADIILYYYVEKNMKVEEITGQIKNLSPEIINKVIEKVKKTEFKRKAPKIAKIPDEIKYS
- a CDS encoding YHS domain-containing protein: MGKKKYKDTVCRKWLTKETKNVVEKDGKIYYFCSPSCKEKFEKDPEKYLKLVG
- a CDS encoding exonuclease domain-containing protein, translated to MKIKINDLIVLDIETTGLNPDKDRICEVSFLKIKKDNLIENFTTLINPEIKIPESVSLISGIKDVDVENAPKFKEIVEKIRNFINGEILLCHNASFDISFLKKEFERVGYQFPEVKIIDTYLIAKNFFSFRKNSLHYLSQFYKLKRISEHRAEDDAKATFEIFKIFCREIEKRYRPNSLNLLFLFRYQKKFFYRRIIFDINQIENKIYPDRIILEDILKALSEKKEILIRYMNFKKEITERKILPLEIIDENGVKYLKAFCQLKKEERKFRIDRIKKIM
- a CDS encoding cold shock domain-containing protein, giving the protein MAKEKGKVKWFNNKKGFGFIERENGEDVFVHYSSIVGQGYKTLNEGDAVEFEVVKRDKGLQAVNVVKI
- a CDS encoding tetratricopeptide repeat protein — protein: MLKKHIFLYLLLTLIGIGETGKDYLKLAITSSQNGFYELSNKYIEDYIAGGNQDYVDYVYLLYGYNLLKLEKYHQAIEKLETVIKRFPLSQYLKNAYEFLIPAYLKTEDVDSSINSYIEYKNKFGPDEKIEKQISEKIIEKGINLFKNKNIQEARTYFSLILNEFKDVDLTLWANYYLGLCEFESGNFIKAKDYFEKVIISGKGDIVSDSKLKTGDCYFNLEKYEEAENYYKKLLEENSIFSQWAKFQIAMIEKKRGNLSKSIEILNNIELKDDSNLIFNVLNEKANIYILLEKWEKAEETLNLLINKFPERKEIPEIYFKIGIINFNKKDFDKSIFYFKKAIELANKNSVKEKGLFFAGYVNYLKGNFNDCLNFWENLIKEYPESPFILQISYLKGKKFYQDNNLKEAEKNFKEIVEKNNNPYYEEGLTYLIEVLIKEKKFEEGEIYIKKFLENKYDNYIEFLLGKIYYLKEEYTKAKDIFENLKIDSPVIKAEMNFYLGKIYQKQGNIEKAKEKFIEVISLYPQFKEWKEKSEKSLKELKK